From one Nitrospirota bacterium genomic stretch:
- a CDS encoding tetratricopeptide repeat protein translates to MGNGFVLDDNQVILQNPVLQGAPLSLLSAIDTTSETQLLPFYRPFTYLTFLFEERVHGFNPILMHLLNILLHAANTFLVYRLAISFFKDSDAALLVSLLFAVHPLHTEGVNFLSGGRNTMLACFCVLTAYLLHHRSISLAKLSPALAGAAFYLAGLFSKEIGLMVPPLILVLEIATLRNSSCARLGAVWRLLPYVTATTCYFVMRWMTLSNLGIQTGFLPGFGTQKLEDLYVVPSLIERLINNLYIIPAYLLTTIWPVSLSSRYDIPADLHLLALPLTAAWIIIIAAIAWLFTRGRSRASLFGFFWLVLFWLPVSGIIYFSNIQMADRFLYIPAIGLWIIVADQVSHILPAGSSARRYGRVAALLILVALAALTASRNADWKNNISLYARMVEQYPVNAYGHAGLGSAYFDESGNDNRYLVSAERELEKALALSPAPAMFPAAHNQLGHIKQNRGDYEGALHHYNEALAIFPYDKETRINRGIVYEKLGRQKEALADYLFFLSIPGANNVPGSQAYAEERVRELERR, encoded by the coding sequence ATGGGAAACGGATTTGTATTAGATGACAACCAGGTTATTCTTCAAAATCCGGTACTACAGGGCGCGCCGCTTTCACTCTTGAGCGCGATAGATACCACCAGCGAAACACAGTTGTTGCCTTTCTATCGTCCCTTTACCTATCTTACTTTTCTTTTTGAAGAGCGGGTACATGGCTTTAACCCCATTCTGATGCATCTTCTTAATATACTGCTTCACGCCGCCAACACGTTTCTGGTATATCGTTTGGCCATTTCTTTCTTCAAGGACAGCGATGCGGCACTATTGGTCTCGCTTCTCTTTGCTGTTCACCCGCTCCATACCGAAGGAGTGAACTTTCTTTCCGGCGGCCGTAATACGATGCTCGCCTGTTTTTGTGTGCTTACGGCATATTTGCTGCATCACAGGAGTATCTCGTTGGCGAAGCTCTCGCCGGCCCTAGCCGGGGCGGCCTTCTATCTTGCAGGCCTTTTTTCAAAAGAGATCGGCCTGATGGTTCCGCCCCTTATCCTGGTGTTGGAAATTGCGACTCTGCGTAATTCTTCCTGTGCAAGACTCGGGGCTGTCTGGAGGCTGCTTCCATATGTCACTGCCACAACCTGCTATTTCGTTATGCGATGGATGACGCTCTCGAACCTCGGTATCCAGACAGGTTTCCTTCCGGGGTTTGGTACACAGAAGTTAGAGGATCTATATGTTGTGCCGAGCCTTATTGAACGACTGATCAATAATTTATATATCATTCCGGCATACCTATTAACTACTATTTGGCCGGTTTCACTGAGTTCGCGTTACGACATCCCGGCTGACTTACACCTGCTTGCCTTGCCTCTCACTGCTGCATGGATCATTATTATTGCAGCTATCGCATGGCTTTTCACTAGGGGGCGCAGCAGGGCCTCACTTTTCGGATTTTTCTGGCTGGTCCTGTTCTGGCTGCCGGTGAGCGGTATCATCTACTTTTCCAATATCCAGATGGCTGACCGCTTTCTTTATATACCTGCAATCGGTCTATGGATTATCGTTGCGGATCAGGTCAGTCATATACTCCCTGCAGGTTCATCAGCGCGCAGATACGGCAGGGTTGCTGCCCTGCTTATCTTGGTGGCATTGGCTGCACTCACAGCCAGCCGCAATGCAGACTGGAAAAACAATATATCCCTTTATGCACGCATGGTAGAGCAATACCCGGTCAATGCCTATGGGCACGCCGGTCTGGGAAGTGCCTATTTTGATGAAAGCGGAAACGATAATCGTTATCTTGTTTCGGCAGAGCGAGAATTGGAGAAAGCACTTGCCTTATCTCCGGCGCCTGCAATGTTTCCGGCGGCGCACAACCAGTTGGGGCACATAAAACAGAACCGCGGCGATTATGAGGGGGCCTTGCATCATTACAATGAAGCATTGGCGATCTTTCCTTACGATAAGGAAACGCGTATCAATCGTGGCATAGTATATGAAAAACTCGGGAGGCAGAAAGAGGCGTTGGCAGACTACCTTTTTTTTCTGTCCATTCCCGGAGCCAATAACGTCCCTGGCTCACAGGCGTATGCAGAGGAGCGGGTGCGTGAGCTTGAGCGCAGATAA
- a CDS encoding tetratricopeptide repeat protein, translating to MKKKYLMASALLLVTSLVYWQVSGHDFISYDDPVVVYENSHVLSGLTIENISWAFTTTYFSSWYPLTWISHMLDVQLFGLSPGKHHLMNLGLHILNTSLLLLILIRMTGEFWKSLFVASLFALHPMHVESVAWIAERKDVLSTFFWLLTVWAYVKYVEQPRVWRYLFVCIYFACSLMAKPMPVTLPLVLLLFDYWPLCRIPGMHYRCRAEQEHKVYRISSQPASVSGLILEKLPLLLISASASAVTFIVQQRGEGLVSLGTVPLLLRCSNALVTYMKYIEKMLWPAELSIIYPLKKHINSSELLFAIALLFLISSIVIRFRKKIPYLPVGWLFFLITLLPVIGIIQVGDQAMADRYTYIPYTGLFIMITWGAADIAGQWQKRSSFMGVIAGIVLVLITVGTWNRLGYWKNTKELFGQAVTVAGDYFVAQKFLGIALLDEMKIDEAINHLEIAIRDKPDFAEAHYNLGNAWGKKGNTSKAIDSFGRAILFKPDFMDAYLNRAILYVRLGDYGRAEADVLRVLAFNLQPSATNHCTPEETNFLLGTIYSDTGDQEKAIEYISRAITFKPTYYAAYLKRGLVYKKAGRSADAAADFTRACQGGNSEGCMQLNALPSHVRF from the coding sequence ATGAAAAAAAAATATCTCATGGCTTCCGCTTTGCTTTTAGTAACGTCGCTGGTCTACTGGCAGGTTTCCGGACATGATTTTATCAGTTATGACGACCCTGTCGTGGTATACGAAAACAGTCATGTCCTTTCAGGGCTGACCATTGAAAATATTAGCTGGGCCTTTACCACAACCTATTTTTCAAGCTGGTATCCACTAACCTGGATTTCACATATGCTGGATGTACAGTTATTTGGACTCTCGCCAGGCAAGCATCATCTCATGAATCTGGGGTTGCATATTCTCAACACTTCGCTGCTTTTATTGATATTGATCAGGATGACAGGCGAGTTCTGGAAGAGCCTGTTTGTGGCAAGTCTGTTTGCCCTGCATCCCATGCATGTGGAATCCGTGGCATGGATAGCTGAGCGCAAGGATGTGCTGAGTACTTTTTTCTGGCTGCTTACTGTCTGGGCCTACGTAAAGTATGTCGAACAACCAAGAGTATGGCGATATCTTTTTGTTTGCATTTATTTTGCCTGCAGCCTGATGGCAAAGCCGATGCCGGTGACCCTGCCACTAGTGCTGTTGCTCTTTGATTATTGGCCTCTCTGCAGAATTCCCGGTATGCACTATCGTTGCCGTGCCGAACAGGAACATAAAGTATATCGGATCAGCTCTCAACCTGCTTCCGTATCAGGATTGATTCTGGAAAAATTGCCGTTGCTGCTTATTTCAGCTTCCGCAAGTGCTGTGACCTTCATCGTGCAGCAACGAGGGGAAGGACTTGTTTCTTTGGGAACAGTGCCACTCCTGCTACGCTGCTCCAATGCTCTCGTCACTTATATGAAGTATATTGAAAAGATGTTATGGCCTGCCGAACTATCAATCATATATCCACTGAAAAAGCATATCAACAGCAGTGAACTGCTTTTTGCCATTGCCTTATTGTTTCTCATATCTTCTATTGTCATCAGATTCCGGAAGAAAATCCCCTATCTACCTGTCGGTTGGCTCTTCTTCCTCATAACCCTGCTTCCGGTTATAGGAATTATCCAGGTCGGCGATCAGGCAATGGCCGACCGTTACACCTATATTCCCTATACGGGACTGTTTATCATGATTACCTGGGGAGCCGCTGATATTGCCGGGCAGTGGCAGAAACGATCTTCTTTCATGGGCGTTATAGCGGGTATTGTCCTCGTTTTGATAACTGTGGGAACCTGGAATCGCCTCGGATACTGGAAAAACACGAAAGAACTATTTGGTCAGGCAGTTACGGTCGCTGGCGATTATTTTGTTGCACAGAAATTTCTAGGTATCGCTCTTTTGGACGAAATGAAAATTGATGAAGCCATAAATCATCTGGAAATTGCAATTCGTGACAAACCTGATTTTGCCGAAGCTCACTATAACCTGGGAAATGCGTGGGGGAAAAAGGGGAACACCTCAAAAGCAATTGACAGTTTCGGCAGGGCGATCCTGTTTAAGCCCGATTTTATGGATGCGTATCTCAATCGGGCAATTCTCTATGTGCGTCTGGGGGATTACGGCAGGGCAGAAGCTGATGTTTTAAGAGTGCTTGCTTTCAATCTTCAGCCGTCAGCAACCAACCATTGCACACCGGAAGAAACCAACTTTCTCCTGGGCACAATCTACTCTGATACCGGCGATCAGGAAAAGGCGATAGAGTATATTTCCCGGGCAATTACATTCAAGCCGACCTATTATGCTGCCTATCTCAAACGGGGGCTTGTCTATAAAAAGGCCGGGCGGTCCGCCGATGCCGCGGCTGATTTCACACGAGCCTGTCAGGGAGGAAATTCAGAGGGGTGTATGCAGCTGAATGCTCTCCCATCTCATGTCCGTTTCTGA